A stretch of Desulfotalea psychrophila LSv54 DNA encodes these proteins:
- a CDS encoding tripartite tricarboxylate transporter permease produces the protein MLVDAFTQLMTPISLLAVFIGTVSGVLVGGMPGLTATMAVALLIPITFALEPLTGLLLMGGVYCGAMYGGSIPAILLRTPGTPAAVATALEGYPMTQKGQGGLALKVSVISSFVGGTFSTLVLLLVAPILASFALSFGPPEYFLLALLGLAGIVSMAEDESRLIKALISGLLGLVVAVVGTDPISGMLRYTGGITDLFDGVAFMPALIGLFSISQMLELTGEKNIVADTSKLTKMKREPMPKGLAKFIGTGSIVGTVVGILPGEGATIAAFLSYNIARQRSKNKELFGHGNPEGIAAAEAGNNGCVGGSLIPTLTLGIPGNSVAAALLGGLLVHGLIPGPDLFTVHGTMTYAFILSLFVANLVFLVMGLCMAPYFAKIALTPINLLIPVVCLFSVLGAYAMNNSLFDIFVALACGITAVLLHRAGFSLGALILGLILGPIAETGFAQALIMGHGSYSIFFASPQALGLWAVIVVLIATPVWQIIKKRRLAAAV, from the coding sequence ATGCTTGTTGATGCCTTTACTCAACTCATGACACCGATTTCACTGCTTGCAGTGTTTATTGGTACAGTATCGGGTGTTCTGGTAGGTGGAATGCCCGGACTTACAGCTACCATGGCGGTTGCCCTTTTGATCCCCATTACCTTTGCCTTAGAACCGCTCACAGGTTTGCTCCTTATGGGTGGTGTTTACTGTGGCGCCATGTACGGTGGCTCTATTCCTGCTATTCTGTTGCGGACCCCAGGGACTCCGGCTGCCGTTGCCACCGCTCTTGAGGGCTATCCCATGACCCAGAAGGGGCAGGGAGGATTGGCGCTTAAGGTTTCTGTTATCTCTAGTTTTGTCGGTGGAACATTTTCCACCCTGGTGCTTCTCCTGGTGGCACCTATTCTGGCCTCCTTTGCCCTGAGCTTCGGTCCACCGGAATATTTCCTTCTCGCCCTTCTCGGTCTGGCGGGAATTGTCTCCATGGCTGAGGATGAAAGTCGTCTTATCAAGGCGCTTATTTCAGGTCTGCTTGGCCTTGTTGTAGCAGTGGTGGGTACAGATCCCATTTCGGGGATGTTGCGCTATACTGGAGGCATTACTGATCTTTTTGACGGGGTTGCCTTTATGCCAGCCCTCATTGGTCTCTTCTCTATCTCTCAGATGTTGGAGCTGACCGGTGAAAAAAATATCGTTGCCGATACCAGTAAGCTGACCAAGATGAAGAGGGAACCCATGCCCAAGGGTCTTGCTAAGTTCATTGGTACCGGGTCCATTGTGGGCACGGTTGTTGGTATTCTGCCGGGCGAGGGGGCAACCATTGCCGCCTTTTTGTCCTATAATATTGCCAGACAGCGCTCGAAGAACAAAGAGCTCTTTGGCCATGGCAATCCCGAGGGGATTGCAGCTGCTGAGGCTGGAAATAATGGTTGTGTCGGTGGTTCTCTCATCCCCACCCTTACCCTGGGTATTCCGGGTAACAGTGTAGCGGCTGCTCTGCTCGGTGGCTTGCTTGTCCATGGACTTATTCCCGGGCCGGATCTCTTTACCGTCCACGGCACCATGACCTATGCCTTTATTCTCTCCCTATTTGTGGCCAATCTGGTCTTTCTGGTGATGGGCCTCTGCATGGCGCCCTATTTTGCCAAAATTGCCTTGACCCCGATCAATTTGCTGATCCCTGTTGTCTGCCTCTTCTCTGTTTTGGGGGCATATGCGATGAATAACAGTCTCTTTGATATCTTTGTCGCTCTTGCCTGCGGTATTACAGCGGTACTCCTCCATCGGGCTGGTTTCTCTCTCGGCGCCCTGATTCTCGGTCTTATTCTGGGTCCTATTGCCGAAACAGGATTTGCTCAGGCACTTATTATGGGGCATGGTAGTTATTCTATCTTCTTTGCCAGTCCCCAGGCCTTGGGCCTTTGGGCTGTTATAGTTGTCCTTATTGCCACGCCTGTTTGGCAGATCATTAAAAAGCGTCGCTTGGCAGCAGCTGTTTAG
- the ald gene encoding alanine dehydrogenase, which produces MIVGILKEIKIKEDRVCMTPGGVVTMVANGHDVIVEKGAGLGSSFSDAEYVAAGATIIDAAADVYAKADMVMHVKEPQPSEYAMIRKGQIVFTYLHLAADKPQTDGLVASGATCIAYETVQMADRSLPLLTPMSEVAGRMAIQQGAKALEAVNGGIGKLIGGVPGVAPAKIMVIGGGVVGVQAAKMACGLGAQVYLLDINLDRLRYLEDVMPANCTTIMSSKAAIHELLPQVDLVVGAVLIPGAKAPSVLTRADLKLMRPKTAVVDVAIDQGGCFETSKPTTHTEPTYVVDEIVHYCVANIPGAVPLTSTMALTNATLPFAVQLANKGWKKACQDNRALALGLNVHEGKLTFKAVCDAFDMPYTPVEEVLA; this is translated from the coding sequence ATGATTGTAGGTATCTTAAAAGAAATTAAAATCAAAGAAGATCGTGTTTGTATGACCCCTGGCGGAGTTGTAACCATGGTAGCTAATGGTCACGATGTAATTGTAGAGAAAGGTGCTGGTCTTGGTTCTAGTTTCTCTGATGCAGAATACGTAGCAGCAGGCGCTACCATCATCGATGCAGCTGCAGACGTTTATGCAAAAGCTGATATGGTAATGCACGTTAAAGAGCCACAGCCTTCTGAGTACGCGATGATCCGTAAAGGTCAAATCGTTTTCACCTACCTTCACTTGGCAGCAGATAAGCCACAAACCGATGGTTTGGTTGCATCTGGCGCTACCTGTATCGCTTACGAGACTGTTCAAATGGCAGATCGTTCACTTCCTCTTCTTACCCCAATGTCTGAGGTTGCTGGTCGTATGGCAATTCAGCAGGGTGCTAAGGCTCTCGAGGCTGTAAACGGCGGAATTGGCAAACTCATCGGTGGTGTACCGGGTGTTGCTCCAGCTAAAATCATGGTTATCGGTGGTGGTGTTGTTGGTGTTCAGGCTGCTAAGATGGCCTGTGGACTTGGCGCTCAAGTTTACCTTCTTGATATCAACCTTGATCGTCTTCGTTATCTTGAAGATGTAATGCCTGCTAACTGTACCACCATCATGTCTTCTAAGGCTGCTATCCACGAGCTTCTTCCACAGGTTGACCTTGTGGTTGGTGCGGTACTTATCCCAGGCGCTAAGGCTCCTTCAGTACTTACCCGCGCAGACCTTAAACTTATGCGTCCTAAGACTGCTGTTGTTGATGTTGCTATCGATCAAGGTGGTTGTTTTGAGACCTCTAAGCCTACCACTCACACCGAGCCTACCTACGTTGTAGACGAGATCGTTCATTACTGTGTTGCTAACATCCCTGGCGCAGTACCTTTGACCTCTACCATGGCTCTTACCAATGCAACCCTTCCATTTGCAGTACAACTTGCAAACAAAGGTTGGAAGAAAGCATGTCAGGACAACAGAGCGCTTGCACTTGGTTTGAACGTACACGAAGGAAAACTTACCTTCAAAGCAGTATGTGATGCATTTGACATGCCTTACACCCCAGTAGAAGAGGTTCTCGCATAG
- a CDS encoding aminotransferase family protein, protein MNRRSIMTQEAMKKVIAQNKKNCWHHLTQHSAYDKDGAAPMVVVEGKGMRIKDANGNEFLDAVSGGVWTVNVGYGRESIANAVRDQLVKLCYFAGSAGSVPGAQFAEALLDKMPGMDRVYYSNSGSEANEKCFKIIRQLAHLEGDGKKNKIIYRDRDYHGTTIGALSSTGQFERKAQYGPFAPGFVELTNCCCYRCPFGKKYGECNIECAHALEDLIQAEGPETVGGIILEPITAGGGVIVPVPEYFPIIREICDRHGVLLHIDEVVCGLGRTGKWFGYQHFDVVPDMVTMAKGVASGYAGISCTTTTEAVFDRFKADPSDKMHYFRDISTFGGCTAGPAAALENMAIIIRENLLDNVVKMGDYFSDRLFELKDKYEIIGDVRGKGLFQGLELVKDRTTKEPVDESVAAGVAGHCAAKSRVIIGRTNRSFEKHNNTLAFSPALISSKTEIDEVINALDLAFADQK, encoded by the coding sequence ATGAATAGGAGAAGTATCATGACACAAGAAGCAATGAAAAAAGTTATCGCCCAAAATAAAAAAAATTGCTGGCATCACCTCACTCAACATAGCGCCTATGATAAAGACGGTGCTGCTCCTATGGTAGTTGTTGAGGGTAAGGGAATGCGTATCAAGGATGCTAACGGCAATGAGTTCCTTGATGCAGTATCCGGTGGTGTTTGGACTGTAAACGTTGGATATGGTCGTGAGTCTATCGCCAATGCTGTACGTGATCAGTTGGTAAAACTCTGTTACTTCGCAGGAAGTGCAGGTAGTGTTCCAGGCGCTCAGTTTGCTGAAGCTCTTCTTGACAAGATGCCAGGAATGGATCGTGTCTACTACTCAAACTCAGGTTCTGAGGCAAATGAGAAGTGTTTTAAGATCATTCGTCAGCTTGCTCACCTTGAAGGTGATGGCAAGAAGAACAAGATCATCTACCGCGACCGTGACTACCATGGAACTACCATTGGCGCTTTGAGCTCCACCGGTCAGTTCGAGCGTAAAGCACAGTATGGTCCATTTGCTCCAGGTTTTGTTGAGCTTACCAACTGCTGTTGTTACCGCTGTCCTTTCGGTAAAAAATATGGCGAATGTAATATCGAGTGTGCTCATGCCCTTGAAGATCTCATCCAAGCGGAAGGTCCAGAGACCGTTGGTGGAATCATTCTTGAGCCTATCACCGCAGGTGGTGGTGTAATCGTTCCTGTACCAGAGTACTTCCCAATCATCCGTGAGATCTGTGATCGTCATGGCGTACTTCTTCACATTGATGAGGTTGTATGTGGTCTTGGTCGTACCGGTAAGTGGTTTGGTTATCAGCACTTTGATGTAGTTCCTGACATGGTTACCATGGCCAAGGGTGTAGCAAGTGGATACGCAGGTATCTCTTGTACCACAACCACCGAGGCTGTATTTGATCGTTTCAAGGCTGATCCAAGTGATAAAATGCATTACTTTCGTGATATCTCTACCTTTGGTGGATGTACCGCAGGTCCTGCAGCCGCTCTTGAGAACATGGCCATCATCATTCGTGAGAATCTTCTTGACAATGTTGTTAAGATGGGAGATTACTTTTCTGATCGTCTTTTCGAGCTTAAAGATAAGTACGAAATCATTGGCGATGTTCGTGGTAAAGGTCTCTTTCAAGGTCTTGAGCTTGTTAAAGATCGTACAACCAAAGAGCCTGTTGATGAGTCTGTTGCCGCAGGTGTTGCGGGTCACTGTGCAGCTAAGAGTCGTGTTATCATTGGTCGTACTAATCGATCTTTTGAGAAGCACAACAACACCCTTGCATTTAGCCCTGCATTGATCTCCAGCAAAACTGAGATTGATGAAGTTATAAATGCTCTTGATCTGGCTTTTGCTGATCAAAAATAA
- the plsY gene encoding glycerol-3-phosphate 1-O-acyltransferase PlsY: MDFIFPLISYLLGAIPFGLLIGKLAGRDVRLEGSKNIGATNVSRILGKKLGFATLLCDSLKGFLPMVLAATLLPSSENRELIVCLSGVMGVLGHMFPVYLGFKGGKGVATGLGVFLFLSPAAIAISLGVFAASVFFSGFVSVGSLLASGLIPLWLYLLGASQLKIITAGFVALLIWIKHRKNIKRLMTGTEKSWKKK, from the coding sequence ATGGATTTTATCTTCCCCCTTATCAGTTACCTATTGGGAGCAATCCCCTTTGGACTCCTTATCGGCAAGCTTGCAGGCCGAGATGTTCGCCTCGAAGGCAGCAAAAACATCGGTGCCACAAACGTCAGTCGCATACTTGGCAAAAAGCTTGGTTTTGCCACCCTCCTCTGCGACAGCCTCAAGGGTTTCCTACCAATGGTTCTGGCGGCAACCCTTTTACCATCTTCAGAAAACAGAGAACTCATTGTCTGCCTCTCGGGAGTAATGGGCGTCCTTGGCCATATGTTTCCCGTCTACCTGGGATTCAAGGGAGGCAAGGGAGTGGCCACGGGGCTGGGAGTTTTCCTCTTTCTCTCTCCAGCAGCAATTGCCATCAGCCTCGGAGTTTTTGCGGCCTCTGTTTTTTTCTCAGGATTTGTCTCGGTGGGATCGCTACTGGCCTCAGGACTTATCCCCCTCTGGCTCTATCTGCTCGGTGCCTCTCAACTAAAGATTATCACCGCAGGATTTGTGGCTCTGCTTATCTGGATTAAACATAGAAAAAATATCAAACGATTGATGACCGGTACAGAAAAGAGCTGGAAGAAGAAATAG
- a CDS encoding tripartite tricarboxylate transporter substrate binding protein: MKKILILLAILMFAMPALAKDYPGKKPITIIVPSKAGGSTDASARLFIQSAKKFWPEANFVIKNVPGSGGQKGFEEIARAKANGHTIGMVFTTQVVAHIVSKRARYTLDSFHVMGNVMQDPLIVAVPTDSNITNMSQFIKAAKAGSLTTAVNGIGSDDFIAAKKIEKMADIKFNLMPTKGSTEQKAMILGAHVDASIMNLSQLQAQHKAGKARIIAILDGSRSPIIADVPTAIEQGFEVTMTATRGFVAPAQVDPAILAKLDDLLAQVQKDPTFIAECTKQVFTLWPLNGAEYLKYLLELKAETQSFYDNNPW, from the coding sequence ATGAAGAAGATTTTGATTTTGTTGGCTATTTTGATGTTTGCCATGCCCGCTCTTGCCAAGGACTATCCTGGTAAGAAACCTATTACTATTATTGTTCCTTCCAAGGCCGGTGGCTCCACCGATGCTTCTGCCCGTCTCTTTATTCAATCAGCCAAGAAATTCTGGCCTGAGGCAAACTTTGTCATCAAGAATGTTCCTGGTTCTGGTGGTCAAAAGGGTTTTGAAGAAATTGCCCGAGCCAAGGCAAATGGACATACCATTGGTATGGTTTTTACCACCCAGGTTGTGGCTCACATTGTTTCCAAGCGCGCCCGTTATACCCTTGATAGCTTTCATGTAATGGGTAACGTTATGCAGGATCCTTTGATTGTTGCCGTGCCCACCGATAGCAATATCACCAATATGTCCCAGTTCATTAAGGCCGCCAAGGCAGGTAGTCTTACCACTGCTGTAAACGGCATTGGTTCCGATGACTTTATTGCGGCCAAAAAGATTGAGAAAATGGCAGACATAAAATTTAACCTTATGCCAACCAAGGGCTCAACCGAGCAAAAGGCAATGATTCTTGGCGCCCACGTTGATGCAAGTATCATGAATCTCTCTCAGCTGCAGGCGCAGCATAAGGCTGGCAAGGCGCGTATTATTGCTATTCTTGATGGGAGTCGTTCTCCGATTATTGCTGACGTTCCAACTGCAATCGAGCAGGGTTTTGAGGTAACCATGACCGCCACCCGTGGTTTTGTTGCCCCTGCTCAGGTTGATCCTGCAATTCTTGCCAAGCTTGATGACCTTCTTGCTCAGGTGCAAAAAGATCCCACCTTCATTGCCGAGTGCACCAAGCAGGTCTTTACTCTTTGGCCCCTGAATGGTGCTGAATATCTTAAGTATTTGCTAGAGCTTAAAGCAGAAACCCAATCTTTCTATGATAACAATCCCTGGTAG
- a CDS encoding tripartite tricarboxylate transporter TctB family protein → MSKRAMELLFLGAFLILAVLLYRSTASYPESVQGSTANYVRFLALSLGLLCAAEFFLCLSKVGAGRDKVIISKAPLRFWGILALLLLYSVALEPLGFYMASALFLPAGMITLGARKKLGIVLTSAGVLFFVYLVFEQLLSVPLPERIWFT, encoded by the coding sequence ATGTCAAAACGCGCAATGGAACTATTATTTCTAGGCGCCTTCTTGATTCTTGCCGTGCTTCTTTATAGAAGCACGGCAAGTTATCCTGAGAGCGTACAGGGTTCAACGGCTAACTATGTTCGTTTCCTTGCCCTGTCACTTGGTCTGCTCTGTGCGGCTGAATTTTTTCTCTGCCTCTCAAAGGTAGGTGCGGGAAGAGATAAGGTCATTATCAGCAAGGCACCGCTCCGTTTTTGGGGGATTTTGGCCCTTCTTCTTCTCTATTCAGTTGCCCTGGAACCCCTTGGTTTCTATATGGCCTCAGCCCTGTTTCTTCCTGCGGGCATGATCACCCTCGGCGCCCGTAAAAAGCTAGGTATTGTCCTGACATCAGCAGGAGTGCTGTTCTTTGTCTACCTTGTCTTTGAACAACTACTTTCAGTGCCTCTGCCAGAGCGTATCTGGTTTACCTAA
- a CDS encoding sigma 54-interacting transcriptional regulator, whose product MAGLISKYICPEYRQRIADNLSGIFNLCTDGLYITNREGITLALNRAYEELMGLRAEDLLARSVYDLDADGIFVGVEHAGIVRTGESFSSVQLVGDKKILLAEHPLFDVHGEVELVVTFVRDVTHSSEAGRGERASKVKEELLSKEHRLVAQSSGMLDLLQRLEWVASTDATILLLGEPGVGKDILARKIHEMSPRRDKKFFKIDCTHIAENFEESELVDQVSKKFSGIDIGDSVGFLTAAEHGTLFLDGIGELPLPLQSRLLEALQDGRGDVRIIAGTRRNLEEEVKAGRFRQDLFYRLRVAVSHIPPLRERKVDIIPLAHMFFERFCLQYQRRLRLLPEVEEAMSLYQWPGNVWELENIILSLVVSCENEAIGLADLPLAIQDIHRGQGGDIDQGEQVAGLDLHLEKFFRGKSLKDIMEAVEKEAIRYGMQNHDSISSLAKVFKVERSTLSRKVKKYGISS is encoded by the coding sequence ATGGCCGGTTTAATTTCAAAATATATTTGTCCCGAATATCGTCAACGCATTGCTGACAATCTCTCTGGAATTTTTAATTTATGCACTGATGGTCTGTATATAACTAATCGAGAGGGAATCACCCTTGCTCTGAATAGGGCCTACGAAGAGCTGATGGGGCTTCGTGCTGAGGATCTTTTGGCCAGGAGTGTCTATGACCTTGATGCAGATGGTATCTTTGTTGGCGTAGAGCATGCTGGAATTGTGCGGACGGGTGAGAGCTTCAGCAGCGTGCAGCTTGTTGGTGACAAGAAGATTCTGCTTGCGGAGCATCCTCTGTTTGATGTCCATGGAGAAGTAGAGCTTGTGGTGACCTTTGTGCGTGATGTCACCCACAGCTCCGAGGCAGGTCGGGGCGAGCGGGCCAGCAAGGTCAAAGAGGAACTTCTCTCTAAAGAGCATCGTTTGGTGGCTCAGAGTTCGGGGATGTTGGATCTCTTACAGAGACTTGAGTGGGTAGCGAGCACCGATGCAACAATTTTGTTATTGGGAGAGCCAGGGGTAGGCAAGGATATTCTCGCCAGAAAAATACATGAAATGAGTCCCCGTCGGGACAAAAAATTCTTTAAAATTGATTGTACCCATATTGCTGAGAATTTTGAAGAGTCAGAGCTAGTCGATCAAGTATCGAAGAAGTTTTCAGGTATAGATATTGGGGATAGCGTGGGGTTTTTAACGGCTGCCGAGCATGGCACTCTTTTTCTGGATGGAATTGGTGAACTGCCTCTCCCCCTCCAGAGTCGCCTGCTAGAGGCACTTCAGGATGGACGAGGCGATGTGCGTATTATTGCCGGAACCCGTCGGAATTTAGAGGAAGAGGTGAAGGCGGGGCGTTTCAGGCAGGATCTTTTTTATCGTCTGCGAGTTGCTGTTTCTCATATCCCGCCACTGCGTGAACGTAAGGTCGATATAATTCCGCTTGCGCATATGTTTTTCGAAAGATTTTGTCTTCAGTACCAGCGTAGGCTCCGTTTGTTGCCTGAAGTTGAAGAGGCAATGTCTCTCTATCAGTGGCCAGGTAATGTTTGGGAACTTGAAAACATCATACTCAGCCTGGTGGTAAGCTGTGAGAATGAAGCCATTGGTCTGGCAGATCTTCCTCTTGCCATACAGGATATTCACAGGGGCCAGGGGGGAGATATAGATCAAGGTGAGCAGGTGGCTGGCTTAGATCTTCATTTGGAAAAATTTTTTCGTGGTAAAAGTCTCAAGGATATTATGGAGGCGGTGGAGAAAGAGGCCATACGCTATGGCATGCAGAATCATGATTCTATCTCAAGCCTGGCCAAGGTCTTTAAGGTAGAACGTTCGACTCTTTCCCGAAAGGTAAAAAAATACGGGATAAGCTCTTAG
- the ald gene encoding alanine dehydrogenase, with protein sequence MIVGILKEIKIKEDRVCMTPGGVVTMVANGHDVIVEKGAGLGSSFSDAEYVAAGATIIDAAADVYAKADMVMHVKEPQPSEYAMIRKGQIVFTYLHLAADKPQTDGLVASGATCIAYETVQMADRSLPLLTPMSEVAGRMAIQQGAKALEAVNGGIGKLIGGVPGVAPAKIMVIGGGVVGVQAAKMACGLGAQVYLLDINLDRLRYLEDVMPANCTTIMSSKAAIHELLPQVDLVVGAVLIPGAKAPSVLTRADLKLMRPKTAIVDVAIDQGGCFETSKPTTHTDPTYVVDEIVHYCVANIPGAVPLTSTMALTNATLPFAVQLANKGWKKACQDNHALALGLNVHEGKLTFKGVCDAFDMPYTPVEEVLA encoded by the coding sequence ATGATTGTAGGTATCTTAAAAGAAATTAAAATCAAAGAAGATCGTGTTTGTATGACCCCTGGCGGAGTTGTAACCATGGTAGCTAATGGTCACGATGTAATTGTAGAGAAAGGTGCTGGTCTTGGTTCTAGTTTCTCTGATGCAGAATACGTAGCAGCAGGCGCTACCATCATTGATGCAGCTGCAGATGTTTATGCAAAAGCTGATATGGTAATGCACGTTAAAGAGCCACAGCCTTCTGAGTACGCAATGATCCGTAAAGGTCAAATCGTTTTCACTTACCTTCACTTGGCAGCAGATAAGCCACAAACCGATGGTTTGGTTGCATCTGGCGCTACCTGTATCGCTTACGAGACTGTTCAAATGGCAGATCGTTCACTTCCTCTTCTTACCCCAATGTCTGAGGTTGCTGGTCGTATGGCAATTCAGCAGGGTGCTAAGGCTCTCGAGGCTGTAAACGGCGGAATTGGCAAACTCATCGGTGGTGTACCGGGTGTTGCTCCAGCTAAAATCATGGTTATCGGTGGTGGTGTTGTTGGTGTTCAGGCTGCTAAGATGGCTTGTGGACTTGGCGCTCAAGTTTACCTTCTTGACATCAACCTTGATCGTCTTCGTTATCTTGAAGATGTAATGCCTGCTAACTGTACCACCATCATGTCTTCTAAAGCTGCTATCCACGAGCTTCTTCCACAGGTTGACCTTGTGGTTGGTGCGGTACTTATCCCAGGCGCTAAGGCTCCTTCAGTACTTACCCGCGCAGATCTTAAACTTATGCGTCCTAAGACTGCTATTGTTGATGTTGCTATCGATCAAGGTGGTTGTTTTGAGACCTCTAAGCCTACCACTCACACCGATCCTACCTACGTTGTAGACGAGATCGTTCATTACTGTGTTGCTAACATCCCTGGCGCAGTACCTTTGACCTCTACCATGGCTCTTACCAATGCAACCCTCCCATTTGCAGTACAACTTGCAAACAAAGGTTGGAAAAAAGCATGTCAGGACAACCACGCTCTTGCACTTGGTTTGAACGTACACGAAGGAAAACTTACCTTCAAAGGTGTATGTGATGCATTCGACATGCCTTACACCCCAGTAGAAGAGGTTCTCGCATAG
- the sarD gene encoding sulfoacetaldehyde reductase, which produces MLHTFKSVSKIVHGAGSIADAGKEVKRLGGKRAIIVTDPGLASLGLHIAVEEALAHAGIEFVLYAKAELEPNATSIQHCADVAKEFKADVIIGFGGGSALDTAKAASVLAVHEGPISKYFGVDVVPGPCMPLIAVPTTAGTGSEMTSISVLTNNETGAKLGIVSDYIYASAVILDPALTTGLPPHITAMTGVDAFVHAMESFVGLMSTPFTDALNLQAMKIIAKNIRKAYANGNNLEAREAMLYGSALAGMGFGNTQNGVIHAVGTSVPAKYKLPHGLLMAAVAPIGIDYNYMSNPEKYAVVADILSHVVESDEPVEDRAAYCADAFVQMLEDLDIAPGLAPYGVTAEDLPGIATRAAAAKRLMDNNPRQGNEKQLLTMLEKHF; this is translated from the coding sequence ATGCTCCATACATTCAAATCCGTAAGTAAGATTGTTCACGGTGCAGGCTCTATTGCTGACGCAGGTAAAGAGGTAAAACGTCTTGGTGGCAAGCGCGCCATCATCGTGACTGATCCAGGTCTTGCTTCACTGGGTTTGCACATTGCAGTAGAGGAAGCTCTTGCCCATGCAGGTATTGAATTTGTTCTTTATGCAAAAGCAGAGCTTGAACCAAACGCAACCTCTATTCAGCATTGTGCTGATGTTGCTAAGGAATTCAAGGCAGACGTTATCATCGGTTTTGGTGGTGGTAGTGCTCTTGATACCGCCAAGGCTGCATCCGTTCTTGCCGTTCACGAAGGTCCAATCTCTAAATATTTCGGTGTTGATGTTGTTCCTGGACCATGTATGCCACTTATTGCAGTGCCAACCACCGCTGGTACCGGTAGCGAGATGACCTCTATCTCTGTACTCACCAACAACGAGACCGGCGCAAAGCTTGGTATCGTTAGTGACTATATCTACGCATCTGCTGTTATCCTTGACCCAGCATTGACTACAGGTCTTCCACCACATATAACCGCAATGACCGGTGTTGATGCCTTTGTTCACGCCATGGAATCCTTTGTAGGCCTTATGTCTACTCCATTCACGGATGCCCTTAATCTTCAGGCAATGAAGATTATTGCTAAGAATATCCGCAAGGCATATGCCAACGGTAATAATCTTGAGGCTCGTGAGGCAATGCTTTACGGTTCTGCCCTTGCTGGAATGGGTTTTGGTAATACCCAGAACGGTGTTATCCACGCTGTTGGTACCTCTGTTCCTGCAAAGTATAAGTTGCCACACGGTTTGCTTATGGCAGCAGTAGCTCCAATCGGTATCGATTACAACTACATGTCTAACCCAGAGAAGTATGCAGTTGTTGCTGATATCTTGAGCCACGTTGTGGAGAGCGACGAGCCAGTAGAAGATCGCGCAGCTTACTGTGCAGATGCATTTGTGCAAATGCTTGAAGATCTTGATATTGCTCCAGGCCTTGCTCCTTATGGTGTGACCGCAGAAGATCTGCCAGGAATTGCTACCCGCGCTGCAGCAGCTAAGCGTTTGATGGATAATAATCCACGTCAGGGTAATGAGAAGCAACTCTTGACCATGTTGGAAAAACATTTCTAG